One window from the genome of Anaerococcus sp. Marseille-Q7828 encodes:
- a CDS encoding CopY/TcrY family copper transport repressor, whose amino-acid sequence MGAIVYNTHITDAEWEVMRVVWANDRVTSKKVISVLKEKMDWTQSTIKTILGRLVEKGVLNTEQEGRKFIYTANIEEKEAVRDYAEDIFNRICKKKVGNVIGNIIENHVLSFDDIDLLEEILEKKKAFAVEEVDCNCPEGQCECHLHHH is encoded by the coding sequence ATGGGTGCAATAGTATATAATACTCATATCACAGATGCTGAATGGGAAGTCATGCGTGTAGTTTGGGCAAATGATCGAGTAACTAGTAAAAAAGTTATCTCCGTATTGAAAGAAAAAATGGACTGGACACAATCCACTATCAAAACGATCTTAGGTCGATTAGTTGAGAAAGGCGTACTAAATACAGAGCAGGAAGGTAGAAAGTTTATTTATACTGCCAATATTGAAGAGAAAGAAGCCGTAAGGGATTATGCAGAAGATATTTTTAACCGTATTTGTAAAAAGAAAGTCGGAAATGTAATAGGAAACATCATTGAAAATCATGTCTTAAGCTTCGATGATATAGATCTATTAGAAGAAATATTAGAGAAGAAAAAAGCTTTCGCAGTAGAAGAAGTGGATTGCAATTGTCCAGAAGGACAATGCGAGTGTCATTTACATCATCATTAA
- a CDS encoding heavy metal translocating P-type ATPase: MNNNNKHSSHSHHNHGDMDHSKHEHLSTEEHGDHNKDQHHDHHAGHEHGGHGGHDHHHHGNFKELFLKSLPLGIIIMLLSPMAGFDLPFQFTFPYSDIVVAILSTILIIYGGRPFYQGAVDEFKQKEPGMMALVSLGLSVSYLYSIYTVIASYVTGEQIMDFFFEFASLLLIMLLGHWIEMKAIGEAGDAQEELAKLVPKDAHVVLEDDSIETRPVADLKVGDLIRVQAGENVPADGTIERGESRLNEALLTGESKSIKKGPGDEVIGGSTNGEGVLYIKVLETGDKSFISQVQDLISQAQSQPSRAENIAQKVAGWLFYIAVTAALIAFVVWMLVADIPMAVKFAITTLVIACPHALGLAIPLVTARSTSLGASRGLLVKDREALEIAQDADVMILDKTGTLTTGEFKVLDVEPFNNKYNKEEIIALLAGIEGGSSHPIAQSIISFADQEGISPVSFDSIDVISGAGVEGKAKGHSYQLISQKAYGRNLDMDIPKGATLSILVENDDAIGAVSLGDELKPTSKELIQALKKNNIQPIMATGDNEKAALGVSEDLGIEYRSNQSPQDKYELVKALKDEGKKVIMVGDGVNDAPSLALADVGIAVGAGTQVALDSADVILTQSDPGDIESFIELAHKTTRKMKQNLFWGAGYNFIAIPLAAGILAPIGITLSPAVGAILMSLSTVIVAINAILLRLDPKI; this comes from the coding sequence ATGAACAATAACAACAAACATTCATCCCACAGTCACCATAATCATGGAGACATGGATCACTCAAAACATGAGCACCTAAGCACGGAAGAACATGGAGACCATAATAAGGATCAACATCACGATCATCATGCTGGTCATGAACACGGCGGACACGGAGGGCATGACCACCATCATCACGGAAACTTTAAGGAACTATTTTTAAAGTCATTACCACTAGGAATCATTATTATGCTCTTATCCCCTATGGCTGGGTTTGACCTACCATTCCAGTTTACTTTTCCATATTCTGATATTGTAGTAGCTATTTTATCTACTATATTAATTATTTATGGTGGACGTCCATTCTATCAAGGTGCAGTTGATGAATTTAAACAAAAAGAACCTGGAATGATGGCACTCGTTTCTTTAGGTTTAAGTGTTTCATATTTATACAGTATTTATACTGTAATAGCAAGCTACGTAACAGGTGAACAAATTATGGATTTTTTCTTTGAATTTGCTTCATTACTATTAATCATGTTATTAGGTCACTGGATTGAGATGAAAGCTATTGGAGAAGCAGGAGATGCACAAGAAGAACTGGCTAAGCTAGTACCAAAAGATGCTCACGTTGTGTTGGAAGACGATTCAATTGAAACACGTCCAGTTGCTGACTTAAAGGTAGGTGATTTAATTCGTGTTCAAGCTGGGGAAAATGTGCCAGCAGATGGGACTATCGAGCGCGGAGAATCACGTCTAAATGAAGCTCTTTTGACTGGGGAATCTAAGTCAATTAAAAAAGGACCTGGCGATGAAGTAATCGGGGGCTCAACAAATGGAGAAGGGGTTCTTTATATTAAAGTACTTGAGACAGGTGATAAGTCCTTTATCTCTCAAGTACAGGATTTAATCAGCCAAGCTCAAAGTCAACCTTCTCGTGCAGAAAATATTGCTCAAAAAGTTGCAGGGTGGCTCTTCTATATTGCGGTAACTGCCGCGCTAATAGCTTTTGTAGTATGGATGCTTGTAGCAGATATTCCAATGGCAGTAAAATTTGCTATCACAACATTAGTTATAGCTTGTCCACATGCATTGGGTCTTGCTATTCCACTAGTTACTGCCCGTAGTACAAGCTTAGGAGCTAGCCGTGGCTTACTAGTAAAAGACCGTGAGGCTTTAGAAATAGCTCAAGATGCAGATGTGATGATTTTAGATAAAACGGGTACTTTAACAACTGGTGAGTTTAAAGTATTAGACGTTGAACCTTTTAATAACAAATATAATAAAGAGGAAATCATTGCCTTACTGGCAGGTATTGAAGGAGGATCTAGCCACCCTATTGCTCAATCAATTATAAGTTTCGCTGACCAAGAAGGTATAAGTCCAGTATCATTTGATTCAATTGATGTGATTTCCGGTGCTGGCGTAGAAGGAAAAGCCAAGGGCCATAGTTACCAATTAATCAGTCAAAAAGCATACGGACGTAATCTAGATATGGATATTCCAAAAGGAGCTACTCTCAGTATATTAGTAGAAAACGATGATGCCATTGGTGCTGTATCTTTAGGAGACGAATTAAAACCAACCAGCAAAGAGTTAATACAAGCTCTTAAAAAGAACAATATACAACCAATTATGGCAACAGGTGATAATGAAAAAGCGGCTTTAGGTGTATCAGAAGATTTAGGGATTGAATATAGATCAAATCAATCTCCACAAGACAAGTATGAATTGGTAAAAGCACTTAAAGATGAAGGAAAAAAAGTTATCATGGTAGGTGACGGTGTCAATGATGCCCCTTCTCTTGCCTTGGCAGATGTTGGTATAGCTGTTGGTGCTGGGACTCAAGTTGCATTGGATTCAGCAGATGTCATATTGACTCAATCTGATCCAGGAGATATTGAATCATTTATTGAATTAGCACACAAAACAACTCGTAAAATGAAACAAAACCTCTTTTGGGGAGCTGGTTATAACTTTATAGCTATTCCTCTAGCTGCGGGAATTTTGGCCCCTATTGGTATCACATTAAGTCCTGCAGTAGGAGCAATTCTAATGTCTTTGTCAACAGTCATAGTCGCAATTAATGCTATTTTATTAAGATTAGATCCAAAAATATGA
- a CDS encoding GH25 family lysozyme, with protein MASFKNKLMALAFCFTIISSPISYASDLVKYNDINLDEVLDDNGIYYDKKEVENRIKEYINNPNADVVPDFKPIEEKVTEETTVNENGDVEVTETTETTYEDQKNEPIYSKTPVYKKVVDISEHQNPSLINYDKFAKSIDGAILRTSIMDADTLNIRTDYHLEEHYRQLNSRGVPLGFYHYSRAINPREAIREAEYVSRVLKNKNVSYPVYIDIEDDKRQAKASKADISEAAEAFILAMRRNGYVSGIYSYPWFANNYLTKDVRNKYEFWIADYASKNFTKYNGSDFDSWQFTDKGYYNGYKYNVDTSVVYKDYPMIIKGRSKKSMDELVSEIIAGRRGTGAERKKRLIYAGYDYNIVQKAVNERLKITRA; from the coding sequence ATGGCTAGTTTTAAAAATAAATTAATGGCTCTTGCTTTTTGTTTTACCATTATTTCTTCTCCCATATCTTATGCATCAGATCTTGTCAAGTATAATGATATAAATCTAGACGAGGTTTTGGATGATAATGGGATATATTATGATAAAAAAGAAGTAGAGAATAGGATTAAGGAATATATAAATAATCCAAATGCTGATGTTGTTCCAGATTTTAAGCCTATTGAAGAAAAAGTTACTGAGGAAACGACAGTGAATGAAAATGGTGATGTTGAAGTAACAGAAACTACTGAGACCACATATGAAGATCAAAAAAATGAACCTATTTATTCAAAAACTCCTGTTTATAAAAAAGTTGTGGATATTTCTGAACACCAAAACCCTAGTTTGATCAATTATGATAAGTTTGCCAAAAGTATCGATGGGGCAATCCTACGTACTTCTATAATGGATGCAGACACCTTAAATATCAGGACTGATTATCATCTAGAAGAACACTATAGACAGCTTAATAGCAGGGGAGTTCCTTTGGGATTCTATCACTATTCTCGAGCTATCAACCCAAGAGAAGCTATTAGAGAAGCTGAATATGTAAGTAGAGTTTTAAAAAATAAAAATGTATCTTATCCTGTTTATATAGACATAGAGGATGACAAAAGGCAAGCAAAGGCGTCTAAGGCCGACATTTCTGAAGCTGCTGAAGCCTTTATACTTGCCATGAGAAGAAATGGTTACGTATCCGGTATATATTCATATCCTTGGTTTGCCAATAACTATTTGACCAAAGATGTGAGAAACAAATACGAATTTTGGATAGCTGACTACGCTTCAAAGAACTTTACCAAATACAATGGTTCTGACTTTGACTCTTGGCAGTTTACTGACAAGGGGTACTATAATGGATATAAATATAATGTAGATACAAGTGTAGTCTATAAAGATTATCCTATGATTATAAAGGGTAGATCTAAAAAGAGCATGGATGAGCTTGTAAGCGAAATAATAGCTGGAAGACGGGGTACAGGTGCCGAGAGGAAAAAACGCCTCATATATGCAGGTTATGATTATAATATCGTACAAAAGGCTGTTAATGAAAGATTAAAAATTACTAGAGCTTAA
- a CDS encoding PC4/YdbC family ssDNA-binding protein, with the protein MAELKFDIVENLGVLSTNAKGWTKELNLVSWNERDPKYDIRDWNEDHTRMSKGVTLTKEEAEVLKHILAEEEF; encoded by the coding sequence ATGGCAGAATTAAAATTTGATATAGTTGAAAATCTTGGAGTACTTTCTACAAATGCTAAGGGATGGACAAAGGAACTTAACCTTGTTTCTTGGAATGAAAGAGATCCAAAATATGATATCAGAGATTGGAACGAAGATCACACTAGAATGAGCAAGGGTGTAACCCTTACTAAAGAAGAAGCAGAAGTACTAAAACATATCCTTGCAGAGGAGGAATTTTAG
- a CDS encoding YbaK/EbsC family protein, which produces MSDRDKLFEIFDKLDIKYDMVEHPAAETTEEADRYIEGKEGARTKNLFMANRKDRQYYLIVMDDQKMISIKDYNKLLDEKGMHFVQPEKILEILDQEVGIISVFGLINTDEDIKVIFDKDMIDENEIMTFHPDDNTKTVFLKNEDVFRFVKNAGYDYQIFDFQAIPEF; this is translated from the coding sequence GTGAGCGATAGAGACAAGCTATTTGAAATATTTGACAAGCTTGATATCAAATATGATATGGTAGAGCATCCAGCTGCTGAAACTACAGAAGAAGCTGATAGGTATATAGAAGGCAAGGAAGGTGCTAGGACTAAGAATCTTTTCATGGCCAATAGAAAGGATAGGCAATACTATCTTATCGTTATGGACGATCAAAAGATGATTAGTATAAAAGATTATAACAAGCTTTTAGATGAGAAAGGTATGCATTTTGTCCAGCCAGAAAAGATACTAGAAATATTGGACCAAGAAGTTGGCATAATCTCAGTATTTGGTCTTATCAATACTGATGAAGATATCAAAGTTATCTTTGATAAGGATATGATAGACGAAAATGAAATTATGACCTTCCATCCAGATGACAATACGAAGACAGTTTTTCTAAAGAATGAGGACGTATTCAGATTTGTTAAAAATGCTGGTTATGACTATCAAATATTTGACTTCCAAGCAATTCCAGAATTTTAA
- a CDS encoding cysteine desulfurase family protein, which yields MIYFDYAATSVKRDEILEYILKNKEAFDGNPDSLHAKGREAKKILEDSRRQIAQSIGADPRNVVFTSGASEGNNTVIKAFKDNKIITSAIEHDSILNTIDKNNAILLDANNDGRISLDDLKDAIDDQTKLVAIMYVNNETGAIQPVKEIGEYLKDKDIWFHVDAVQAYGHIDIDVDDINCDSLSLSGHKIGGLNGFGIFYMRENLKPLITGGEQEKDRRAGTSFVAGAYSMAESFPLMVEERAHIKELKSYFIEKLEKSNISYEINGSTENSSDHVLNLYFSDYKSDFLLTYLDMNGICASAGSACRAGSILPSHVISNMYDEDRARHSIRFSFGYTNTKEDIDKAIEVLERLNNER from the coding sequence ATGATATATTTTGACTATGCAGCAACGTCTGTAAAAAGAGATGAAATTTTAGAATATATACTAAAAAACAAGGAAGCATTTGATGGCAATCCGGATAGCTTGCATGCTAAGGGAAGAGAGGCTAAGAAAATACTAGAAGATTCTAGGAGACAAATTGCCCAATCAATAGGTGCAGATCCAAGAAATGTGGTATTTACATCTGGTGCTAGCGAGGGAAACAATACTGTTATCAAGGCTTTTAAAGATAATAAAATTATAACAAGTGCTATAGAGCATGATTCTATACTAAATACTATAGATAAAAATAATGCTATCTTGCTTGATGCCAATAACGATGGAAGAATTTCTCTTGATGATCTAAAAGATGCGATTGACGATCAAACAAAGCTTGTGGCTATAATGTATGTGAATAACGAAACTGGCGCCATACAACCTGTAAAAGAAATCGGAGAATACCTCAAAGACAAGGACATATGGTTTCACGTGGATGCTGTTCAAGCCTATGGTCATATTGATATAGATGTTGATGATATAAATTGTGATTCTCTATCATTATCTGGCCACAAAATTGGTGGATTAAATGGTTTTGGGATTTTTTATATGAGAGAAAATCTAAAGCCATTAATTACAGGTGGGGAGCAAGAAAAAGATAGGCGAGCAGGGACTTCTTTTGTAGCTGGCGCATATTCTATGGCAGAATCTTTCCCACTTATGGTTGAGGAAAGAGCTCACATTAAGGAATTGAAATCATATTTTATAGAAAAACTTGAAAAGTCAAACATTTCTTATGAGATTAACGGGTCTACAGAAAATTCATCTGACCATGTGCTAAACTTATACTTTAGTGATTATAAGTCAGATTTTCTACTAACATATTTAGACATGAATGGAATTTGTGCATCGGCAGGTTCTGCTTGTAGGGCTGGATCTATTTTGCCTAGCCATGTCATTTCAAATATGTACGACGAAGATAGAGCAAGACATTCTATACGTTTCTCCTTTGGTTATACCAATACAAAAGAAGATATTGATAAAGCTATAGAAGTCCTAGAAAGGCTAAATAATGAAAGATAA
- the mnmA gene encoding tRNA 2-thiouridine(34) synthase MnmA, producing MKDKKDTKVVVGISGGVDSSVAALLLKEEGYDVVGIFMKNWDDTDENGVCTAEEDYEDAVAIANQIGIPYYSINFEKEYYDRVFTYFLDEYKKGRTPNPDIMCNKEIKFKAFLDYAKNLGADYVATGHYARVDRSGEETVMLRGLDSNKDQTYFLSQLSQEQIKDVLFPVGELQKSEVRDIAHKYKLATADKKDSTGICFIGERDFNEFLSNYLPAQPGNIVDTDGNILGKHDGLMYHTIGQRRGLGIGGEGEAWFVCGKDLEKNELIVCQGKNNPLLFSNRLLASEFSTFTNKKIPTEFDCTAKFRYRQQDINAHVKVLDDDHVEVTYDPTKAVTPGQAAVFYMGEVCIGSAIIDEVYNGDKRLKV from the coding sequence ATGAAAGATAAAAAAGATACAAAAGTAGTAGTAGGCATCAGTGGGGGAGTAGATTCCTCTGTAGCCGCCCTACTATTAAAAGAAGAAGGCTACGATGTAGTCGGTATTTTTATGAAAAATTGGGATGATACTGACGAAAATGGCGTTTGCACTGCAGAGGAAGACTACGAAGATGCAGTAGCTATAGCAAACCAAATAGGAATCCCATACTATTCCATAAACTTTGAAAAGGAATACTACGACAGGGTATTCACTTATTTCCTAGATGAATATAAAAAGGGAAGGACACCCAATCCGGATATAATGTGTAACAAGGAAATCAAATTCAAAGCATTCTTGGACTATGCCAAGAACTTGGGAGCAGACTATGTAGCAACTGGCCACTATGCTAGAGTGGATAGATCAGGGGAAGAAACAGTCATGCTTCGTGGCCTTGATTCTAACAAAGACCAAACATATTTTTTAAGCCAACTTTCCCAAGAGCAAATCAAAGATGTTTTGTTTCCTGTAGGTGAACTACAAAAATCAGAAGTACGTGACATTGCTCATAAATATAAATTGGCAACGGCTGACAAGAAAGATTCTACTGGGATTTGCTTCATAGGAGAGCGTGATTTCAATGAATTTCTATCAAACTACTTACCAGCCCAACCAGGTAATATTGTAGATACAGATGGAAATATCCTAGGCAAACACGACGGTTTGATGTATCACACCATAGGCCAAAGAAGAGGACTTGGTATTGGTGGAGAGGGTGAAGCTTGGTTTGTTTGTGGCAAAGATCTTGAAAAAAACGAACTAATAGTTTGCCAGGGCAAAAATAATCCACTATTATTTTCAAATAGGCTTTTGGCGAGTGAATTCTCAACTTTTACCAATAAAAAAATCCCAACAGAATTTGACTGTACAGCCAAATTCCGCTACAGACAACAGGATATCAATGCCCATGTAAAAGTGCTTGATGATGATCATGTGGAAGTGACATATGACCCAACAAAGGCAGTAACTCCAGGACAAGCTGCTGTATTCTACATGGGAGAAGTTTGTATTGGTTCAGCTATCATCGATGAAGTTTACAACGGAGATAAGAGACTTAAGGTCTGA
- a CDS encoding helix-turn-helix domain-containing protein → MTSNNYDFIGSDLRKIREEKGITRKQIAEEMFISEETIRRIEKGENDPRLSTLVPICEYLDIDLRDIINHQQALYHSMVKLRKDINYLVNNSSLDKAKDLMDSFDAMDFKTNLNYEKELFATKHYFNGILILKDNMIESNPADEFEQAMADMNTKFKVSKFKDYKYDEFSLRILLALAISLYKKGNFDLYRDIMFEIEGYLDPNMDNYYIFAYNLATTYLRAGDKVESLKICNIAIANAKTIKETYYLNMIYYLKGVNHLGMDQIKEAKESFNYSLALTNIFSENSLYDSISKQVDIMLNNHK, encoded by the coding sequence ATGACTTCAAATAATTACGACTTTATTGGATCTGATTTAAGAAAAATAAGAGAAGAAAAGGGCATTACGAGAAAGCAAATCGCCGAAGAAATGTTTATTTCTGAGGAAACTATCAGGAGAATAGAAAAGGGAGAGAATGACCCAAGACTTTCTACCTTAGTTCCCATTTGTGAGTATTTGGATATTGACCTAAGAGATATAATAAACCATCAACAGGCCCTCTATCACAGTATGGTAAAGCTAAGAAAGGATATAAATTACTTGGTCAACAATTCTTCCTTAGATAAGGCAAAAGATTTGATGGATTCTTTTGATGCCATGGATTTTAAGACAAATTTAAATTACGAGAAGGAACTTTTTGCTACTAAACATTATTTTAATGGTATTTTGATCCTAAAGGATAATATGATAGAAAGTAATCCAGCAGATGAATTTGAGCAAGCCATGGCTGACATGAATACTAAGTTTAAAGTATCAAAGTTTAAGGATTACAAGTATGATGAGTTCTCATTAAGGATACTATTGGCTTTGGCCATAAGTCTGTACAAAAAGGGAAACTTTGACTTATATAGGGACATTATGTTTGAAATAGAGGGATATCTAGATCCTAACATGGATAACTATTATATTTTTGCTTACAATCTTGCAACTACATATCTAAGAGCAGGCGATAAGGTAGAGTCGCTTAAAATATGCAATATAGCTATAGCAAATGCCAAAACAATCAAAGAGACTTATTATCTGAATATGATTTACTACCTAAAAGGAGTCAATCATCTGGGAATGGATCAGATAAAAGAGGCCAAAGAAAGTTTTAATTACTCTTTAGCCCTTACAAATATTTTTTCGGAAAATTCACTTTATGATAGTATTTCCAAGCAAGTAGACATTATGCTTAATAATCATAAATAA
- a CDS encoding CAMP factor family pore-forming toxin (The term CAMP (Christie, Atkins, Munch-Petersen) factor is used for toxins encoded in group A and B Streptococcus, but expressed well enough to give a positive CAMP test only in GBS. Related toxins are found in Propionibacterium acnes and other bacterial species.) codes for MKNNKLFIGALSVTLLANTIVPACQTAGNVSPLRTSVVYAAGEESNNKSDALEKLDYLGDLIKGIENIAGGLTGNQFDWLKALKNAYDLTSKILKNGLVSASEIRTKLIPRIDLLINVAEIITADATELVDSQQQAHVIVGFSVTHALLKALDLFEGPEGLNKASDDLKASLEKARQVPKLTEDSKRTHYTLEKLDRAISNAKSIRNKELKYKLDPNKLAEVDMAIKKAVDVRRNSQATVSEVNSITDELNKLIDEAYKSIPEGERTANELAKAPLAKDIQAAKNLRDFKLKGNVESSVIKELNRAIAKANRVLNDSKTTVNQANAADEEILAAIKTAEADLVAEETPSEVVEEEISEEEVSEETSDEIEAYDENEEASIDESLSEEENLVEENIETETIEEIDE; via the coding sequence ATGAAAAACAATAAACTATTTATCGGGGCACTATCAGTAACACTTCTTGCTAACACAATTGTACCAGCTTGCCAAACAGCAGGAAATGTCAGTCCACTAAGAACTAGTGTTGTATACGCAGCTGGAGAAGAATCTAACAACAAATCTGATGCACTAGAGAAATTAGACTACCTAGGAGATTTGATTAAGGGAATTGAAAATATTGCAGGTGGGCTAACAGGTAATCAATTTGATTGGCTAAAGGCCCTTAAAAATGCATATGATTTGACATCTAAGATTCTTAAAAATGGCCTAGTAAGTGCTTCTGAAATCAGAACAAAACTTATCCCTAGAATTGACCTACTAATAAATGTTGCAGAAATTATAACAGCTGATGCCACAGAATTAGTTGATAGCCAACAACAAGCTCATGTTATAGTTGGTTTTTCTGTAACTCATGCTTTACTAAAAGCTCTTGATTTATTTGAAGGTCCTGAAGGACTAAACAAAGCTTCTGATGACTTGAAAGCTTCATTAGAAAAAGCTCGCCAAGTACCAAAGTTAACTGAAGATTCCAAGAGAACTCACTATACCTTAGAAAAACTTGATAGAGCAATTAGCAATGCCAAATCAATTAGAAACAAGGAATTAAAGTATAAACTAGATCCAAATAAACTTGCTGAAGTAGATATGGCTATCAAAAAAGCAGTAGATGTTAGAAGAAATAGTCAAGCCACAGTAAGCGAAGTTAACTCTATAACAGATGAATTAAATAAGCTAATAGACGAAGCTTATAAGTCTATACCAGAAGGAGAAAGAACAGCAAATGAGCTTGCAAAAGCTCCTCTTGCAAAAGACATACAAGCTGCAAAAAACTTACGTGATTTCAAATTAAAAGGAAATGTTGAATCATCTGTTATAAAAGAACTAAATAGAGCAATCGCAAAAGCAAATAGAGTATTAAACGATAGCAAAACTACTGTAAATCAAGCAAATGCTGCTGATGAAGAAATACTTGCTGCAATAAAAACAGCAGAAGCTGATCTTGTAGCAGAAGAGACTCCTAGCGAAGTAGTCGAAGAAGAAATTAGTGAAGAAGAAGTTAGCGAAGAGACAAGTGATGAAATAGAAGCTTATGACGAAAATGAAGAAGCATCTATTGATGAAAGTTTAAGTGAAGAAGAAAACCTAGTAGAAGAGAATATAGAAACTGAAACTATTGAAGAAATAGACGAATAA
- a CDS encoding exodeoxyribonuclease III, giving the protein MKFISWNIDSLNAALTSDSNRAHMTRDVFETIRKEDPNVIALQETKLPQTGLSKKHKEKLEEFFPEYNYVHVNSSEGARKSYAGCMTLYKKELEVNSNFPFIDAPEPMDLEGRIVTLEFDDFYFTQVYTPNAGNELIRLPLRQVWDQKYADYLSKLDKEKAVIAAGDFNVAHKEIDLAHPDNNHMSAGFTDEEREGFTNLLNRGFIDTFRHINGDVEGKYTWWAQRVKTSKINNSGWRIDYFLVSDRIKEKVKRSDIIDSGDRQDHTPIVMEIEF; this is encoded by the coding sequence TTGAAATTTATTTCATGGAATATAGATTCACTAAATGCAGCTCTAACAAGTGATTCTAATAGAGCTCATATGACACGTGATGTTTTCGAAACTATAAGAAAAGAAGACCCTAATGTAATTGCCTTGCAGGAAACAAAATTGCCACAAACAGGCCTTAGTAAAAAGCATAAGGAAAAGCTAGAAGAATTTTTCCCAGAATATAATTACGTTCACGTAAATTCTTCTGAAGGCGCTAGAAAATCTTACGCTGGATGCATGACCTTATATAAAAAAGAATTGGAAGTTAACTCTAACTTCCCATTTATAGATGCACCAGAACCTATGGATTTGGAAGGAAGAATAGTAACTTTAGAATTTGATGACTTTTACTTCACCCAAGTTTACACACCAAATGCAGGAAACGAACTAATAAGACTGCCACTTCGCCAAGTTTGGGATCAAAAATATGCCGATTATTTATCAAAACTTGATAAAGAGAAAGCAGTAATAGCTGCAGGAGACTTTAACGTTGCTCATAAGGAAATCGACCTTGCCCACCCTGACAATAACCATATGTCAGCAGGCTTTACTGATGAAGAACGTGAGGGCTTTACTAACCTATTAAACAGAGGTTTTATAGACACCTTCCGCCACATCAATGGCGATGTAGAGGGCAAGTATACTTGGTGGGCCCAAAGAGTAAAAACAAGCAAAATCAATAACTCAGGCTGGAGAATCGACTATTTCCTTGTATCTGATAGGATAAAAGAAAAGGTAAAAAGATCTGATATTATTGATTCTGGTGACAGACAAGACCATACGCCAATAGTTATGGAAATTGAATTTTAA